The following are encoded in a window of Rhizobium sp. 11515TR genomic DNA:
- a CDS encoding metal ABC transporter solute-binding protein, Zn/Mn family, translated as MNTQRLLLSAAAAAFVAFGAAAPASAETLNVVASFTVLADIVKHVGGDHVKVSSLVGPNGDPHEFEPSPADAKTLNAAKVVFVSGEGLEGWMDRLITASGYKGTPVVTSEGINTRTMVDDGKTVTDPHVWNSPVNVKIWVANIEKTLSAADPADAADFKANAERYTKVLTELDTYAHSKFDKIPDDRRKVLTSHDAFGYFGREYKVSFLSPLGVSTETEASAADVAKLIEQIKTEHVKTYFFENSNDPRLVKQVAKATGAEPGGELYVESLSKANGPASTYEKMFRYNVDQLAAAMAKSS; from the coding sequence ATGAACACACAGAGACTGCTCCTCTCAGCCGCTGCGGCAGCCTTTGTAGCCTTCGGCGCCGCCGCGCCGGCTTCTGCCGAAACCCTCAATGTGGTGGCGTCCTTCACCGTGCTTGCCGATATCGTCAAGCATGTCGGCGGTGACCATGTGAAGGTGTCGAGCCTCGTCGGCCCGAACGGCGACCCCCATGAATTCGAGCCCTCGCCGGCCGATGCCAAGACGCTGAATGCCGCCAAGGTCGTCTTCGTCAGCGGCGAAGGCCTGGAAGGCTGGATGGACCGGCTGATTACCGCTTCCGGCTACAAGGGAACGCCTGTTGTCACCTCCGAGGGCATCAACACCCGCACCATGGTCGACGACGGCAAGACGGTCACCGATCCGCATGTCTGGAACAGCCCGGTCAATGTGAAAATCTGGGTCGCCAATATAGAAAAGACTCTGTCCGCGGCCGATCCGGCAGACGCCGCCGATTTCAAGGCCAACGCCGAGCGCTACACGAAGGTCCTGACCGAACTCGACACATACGCGCACAGCAAATTCGACAAGATTCCGGACGATCGCCGCAAGGTGCTGACCAGCCATGACGCCTTTGGCTATTTCGGCCGCGAATACAAGGTCAGCTTCCTCTCGCCGCTCGGCGTCTCCACGGAAACGGAAGCATCGGCTGCCGACGTTGCCAAGCTGATCGAGCAGATCAAGACCGAGCATGTGAAGACCTATTTCTTCGAAAACTCGAACGATCCGCGCCTCGTCAAGCAGGTCGCCAAGGCAACCGGCGCCGAGCCTGGCGGTGAGCTCTATGTCGAATCGCTGTCAAAGGCCAACGGACCGGCTTCGACTTACGAAAAAATGTTCCGTTATAACGTTGATCAACTCGCCGCAGCGATGGCGAAGTCGAGCTGA
- a CDS encoding LysR family transcriptional regulator ArgP, with amino-acid sequence MLDYSALRAVSMVVQTGSFEKAAAILNVTPSAVSQRVKQLEERLGIVLIVRGNPCTATEKGEWLCRHMENVGMLENELFGRLPALVDPDEPKQRVTLHIATNADSLGTWFVEAISSFAKNSPYLLNIAVDDQDHTAEWLQRGRVIAAVTASEKPIQGCRRMSLGALRYHATASPNFIARHFSQGVTPEAIQNAPALTFNQKDRLQSRWIRQTFGEDFAYPSHWLPSTQGFVDASLAGMGWGMNPIQLVREHLEAGRLVELIPDTPLDIPLYWQVNRLAADRLAELTREITAAAKAHLSV; translated from the coding sequence ATGCTCGACTATTCCGCTCTCCGTGCCGTTTCCATGGTCGTCCAGACCGGCAGCTTCGAAAAGGCGGCAGCCATTCTCAACGTCACGCCTTCGGCCGTCTCGCAGCGGGTGAAGCAGCTTGAAGAACGCCTGGGCATCGTCCTGATCGTCAGGGGCAATCCCTGTACTGCGACGGAAAAGGGCGAATGGCTCTGCCGCCATATGGAGAATGTCGGCATGCTCGAAAACGAGCTGTTTGGGCGCCTGCCGGCGCTCGTCGATCCCGACGAGCCCAAGCAAAGGGTCACGCTTCACATTGCCACGAATGCCGACAGTCTCGGGACGTGGTTCGTGGAAGCCATATCCAGCTTTGCCAAAAATTCCCCTTACCTGCTGAATATCGCTGTCGATGACCAGGATCATACCGCAGAATGGCTGCAGCGCGGCCGGGTTATCGCTGCGGTCACCGCCTCGGAAAAACCGATCCAGGGATGCCGGCGCATGTCCCTCGGCGCGCTCCGCTACCATGCGACGGCAAGCCCCAATTTCATCGCCCGGCATTTTTCGCAGGGCGTGACCCCGGAAGCGATCCAGAATGCGCCAGCCTTGACCTTCAACCAGAAGGACAGGCTTCAAAGCCGGTGGATCCGCCAGACATTCGGAGAGGATTTTGCCTATCCGAGCCATTGGCTGCCGTCGACTCAAGGCTTCGTCGATGCCAGCCTTGCAGGCATGGGATGGGGAATGAATCCCATCCAGCTTGTGCGGGAGCATCTGGAAGCCGGGCGCTTGGTCGAACTGATCCCGGACACGCCGTTGGACATTCCATTATATTGGCAGGTGAACCGTCTCGCCGCCGACCGGCTTGCGGAATTGACACGCGAAATCACTGCGGCAGCCAAAGCTCATCTGTCGGTGTGA
- a CDS encoding metal ABC transporter permease, whose amino-acid sequence MTVYDIFLAPFADYGFMRRALIACVCLGLGSGPIGVFLMLRRMSLMGDAMSHAVLPGAAIGYLIAGSLSLTAMGLGGLVAGLSVALLSGLVSRATVLQEDASFASFYLTSLALGVLIVSLRGSNIDLLHVLFGTILAIDAPALYQIGTITTVTLLALAVIYRPLVMECFDPGFLRAVGGRGPLYHFLFLLLVVLNLVASFQALGTLMAVGLMMLPAAVAQLWSRSLPAMMIIATGTATVSGYIGLIASYHLEFASGPTIIITASLVYGFSILFAPSGLARRFFPRPHLRG is encoded by the coding sequence ATGACCGTCTACGACATCTTCCTCGCGCCCTTTGCGGATTACGGTTTCATGCGGCGCGCGCTGATTGCCTGCGTCTGCCTCGGCCTCGGCTCCGGCCCGATCGGCGTCTTTCTGATGCTCCGGCGCATGAGCCTGATGGGCGATGCCATGAGCCATGCCGTTCTGCCCGGCGCCGCCATCGGTTATCTTATCGCCGGCTCGCTGTCGCTGACCGCGATGGGGCTTGGCGGGCTCGTGGCTGGCCTTTCGGTGGCGCTGCTATCCGGCCTCGTCAGCCGCGCGACCGTGCTGCAGGAGGATGCGAGCTTTGCGAGCTTCTACCTGACCTCGCTGGCGCTTGGCGTCCTCATCGTGTCGTTGCGTGGCTCCAACATCGATCTGCTGCATGTGCTCTTCGGCACCATTCTCGCAATCGACGCGCCTGCCCTCTACCAGATCGGTACGATCACGACGGTGACGCTGCTGGCGCTCGCCGTCATCTACCGACCGCTCGTCATGGAATGCTTCGATCCGGGTTTCCTGCGTGCCGTCGGCGGGCGCGGACCGCTTTATCACTTCCTGTTCCTGCTGCTGGTCGTGCTCAATCTCGTCGCCAGCTTCCAGGCGCTCGGTACGCTGATGGCCGTCGGGCTGATGATGCTGCCGGCCGCCGTGGCGCAGCTATGGTCGCGCAGCCTGCCTGCCATGATGATAATCGCCACGGGTACGGCGACGGTATCAGGCTATATTGGCCTCATCGCTTCCTATCACCTCGAATTCGCCTCCGGCCCGACGATCATCATCACCGCCAGCCTGGTCTACGGCTTCTCCATTCTCTTCGCACCCTCGGGCCTTGCCCGGCGGTTCTTCCCCCGTCCCCATCTCCGGGGCTAA
- a CDS encoding Dabb family protein: MILHCVFLRLKSALTQDDKRALFDAVVALQKVIPGIVDVKFGPNVSPEGLHGGFADGFVVTFESVEARDAYLVHPDHVAVGERIVSSTDGGLAGLMVFDFNI, translated from the coding sequence ATGATCCTGCATTGCGTTTTTCTTAGACTTAAATCCGCCCTGACACAGGACGACAAGAGGGCGCTCTTCGACGCCGTCGTCGCCTTGCAAAAGGTCATTCCAGGCATTGTTGATGTGAAATTTGGGCCAAACGTCTCGCCCGAGGGCCTGCATGGCGGTTTCGCCGATGGATTTGTCGTCACCTTCGAGAGTGTCGAAGCGCGCGATGCCTATCTGGTGCATCCCGATCACGTCGCCGTCGGCGAACGCATCGTTTCATCCACGGACGGCGGTCTGGCCGGCCTGATGGTCTTCGACTTCAACATTTAA